Proteins encoded within one genomic window of Bacillus sp. 1NLA3E:
- a CDS encoding GNAT family N-acetyltransferase codes for MEIVLIRLKELSEVNKFYSYIASDLRKKGIDQWVRYYPNHFIVKEDLKRETLFGIKKTNKLVGAIVLDTNQSKKYIEIQWEDFGGSPIVIHRLAVDPLHQGKGYGKKLLQFAEEYAWDRGHTSIRFDVYSENHRAIAMSEKFGYQEKGEIRYLFRKASYKCFEKLF; via the coding sequence ATGGAGATTGTTCTAATTAGATTAAAAGAACTATCTGAAGTGAATAAATTCTATTCTTATATAGCATCTGACTTGAGAAAAAAAGGAATAGACCAGTGGGTTCGTTATTATCCGAATCACTTTATTGTAAAGGAAGATCTAAAAAGGGAAACCTTATTTGGCATCAAAAAAACCAACAAATTAGTTGGTGCTATCGTCCTTGATACAAACCAAAGCAAAAAATATATAGAAATCCAATGGGAGGACTTTGGAGGTAGTCCGATAGTAATCCATCGTCTAGCGGTTGATCCACTCCATCAAGGAAAGGGTTATGGAAAAAAATTACTCCAATTTGCAGAGGAATACGCATGGGATAGAGGCCATACAAGTATCCGTTTTGATGTATATTCAGAAAATCATAGGGCGATTGCGATGTCTGAAAAATTTGGGTATCAGGAAAAAGGGGAAATTCGCTATCTATTTCGAAAAGCGTCATATAAGTGCTTTGAAAAACTATTTTAG
- a CDS encoding helix-turn-helix domain-containing protein, giving the protein MLQRLAELRKNKNWSLQETADRLGIAKSTYAGYESGYREPSLKALSQIADLFETSVDYILNRLDYKNTNLELIELLGAREIVLSLDEITLSTEELRDFIAFTRLKRNVKSQLD; this is encoded by the coding sequence GTGTTACAACGTTTAGCTGAGCTTCGAAAAAACAAGAATTGGTCGTTACAGGAAACGGCTGACCGCCTCGGAATAGCCAAAAGCACATATGCTGGCTATGAATCCGGATACCGCGAGCCTTCATTAAAAGCATTATCACAAATAGCTGATTTATTTGAAACGTCAGTTGATTATATTTTAAATCGATTAGATTATAAAAATACAAATTTGGAACTTATAGAATTACTGGGGGCAAGGGAGATTGTGCTTTCACTAGATGAGATTACGTTATCAACCGAGGAACTACGTGATTTTATTGCGTTCACTAGATTAAAGAGAAATGTGAAGAGTCAGCTGGATTAA
- the thiC gene encoding phosphomethylpyrimidine synthase ThiC, protein MENKSVSEMNVSILSSFSGSKKVYVEGTRPDIQVPMREISQSPTTGTIGEEENLPVRVYDTSGPYTDSDYLADIRKGLSPLRRNWVLERGDVEEYVGRDIKPEDNGYKKEESLANTEIFPGLKRKPLRAKTGCNVTQLHYARRGIVTPEMEYIAIRENIDPEFVRDEVAQGRAIIPANINHPESEPMIIGRNFHVKINANIGNSAVTSSIEEEVEKMRWATRWGADTMMDLSTGKNIHTTREWIIRNSPVPVGTVPIYQALEKVNGIAEDLTWEVYRDTLIEQAEQGVDYFTIHAGVLLRYIPLTVKRVTGIVSRGGSIMAQWCLAHHKENFLYTHFEDICEIMKAYDVGFSLGDGLRPGSIADANDEAQFAELETLGELTKLAWKHDVQVMIEGPGHVPMHLIKENVDKQMEICGEAPFYTLGPLTTDIAPGYDHITSAIGAAMIGWFGTAMLCYVTPKEHLGLPNKEDVRVGVITYKIAAHAADLAKGHPGARLRDDALSKARFEFRWRDQFNLSLDPERAMEYHDETLPAEGAKTAHFCSMCGPKFCSMRISHDIRGIAMEKGFDYENVIDEGLKEKADEFRATGGEIYQK, encoded by the coding sequence ATGGAGAACAAATCAGTAAGTGAGATGAACGTATCAATCCTGTCTAGTTTTTCAGGAAGTAAAAAAGTGTATGTCGAGGGAACTAGACCAGACATTCAAGTTCCAATGCGAGAAATATCGCAAAGTCCTACAACGGGAACAATTGGTGAAGAGGAAAATCTGCCAGTTCGAGTCTATGACACAAGTGGACCTTACACAGACTCCGACTATTTAGCAGACATCAGGAAGGGACTGAGTCCGCTTCGTCGCAATTGGGTTCTTGAACGTGGTGATGTTGAAGAGTATGTTGGTCGTGATATAAAACCAGAGGATAATGGCTATAAAAAAGAAGAATCTCTCGCAAATACTGAAATCTTTCCGGGGTTAAAAAGAAAACCTTTACGGGCAAAAACAGGATGTAACGTCACGCAATTACATTATGCACGGCGTGGAATTGTAACACCCGAAATGGAATATATCGCGATAAGGGAAAATATAGACCCTGAATTTGTCCGCGATGAAGTTGCTCAAGGGCGCGCGATTATCCCAGCAAATATAAATCATCCTGAAAGTGAGCCGATGATTATTGGTCGGAATTTCCATGTGAAAATAAATGCAAATATCGGAAACTCTGCTGTCACTTCTTCGATTGAAGAAGAGGTGGAAAAAATGAGATGGGCCACACGTTGGGGAGCAGATACGATGATGGATCTCTCCACTGGAAAAAACATTCATACCACTCGAGAATGGATTATTCGAAATTCTCCAGTACCAGTAGGAACGGTGCCAATTTATCAGGCACTTGAAAAAGTTAATGGCATCGCTGAGGATTTAACTTGGGAAGTGTATCGGGATACGTTAATTGAGCAAGCGGAACAAGGCGTGGACTATTTTACGATCCATGCGGGGGTTCTTTTACGATACATTCCTTTAACAGTAAAACGTGTAACCGGGATAGTATCCCGAGGTGGCTCAATCATGGCTCAATGGTGCCTTGCCCACCATAAGGAGAACTTCCTATATACACACTTCGAAGATATTTGTGAAATCATGAAAGCGTATGATGTGGGGTTCTCGTTAGGTGACGGTTTACGTCCGGGTTCTATTGCCGATGCCAATGATGAAGCACAATTTGCTGAATTAGAAACATTAGGTGAACTGACAAAGCTTGCATGGAAACATGACGTTCAAGTGATGATTGAAGGACCTGGACACGTACCAATGCATTTAATCAAAGAGAATGTCGATAAACAAATGGAAATTTGTGGCGAGGCTCCATTTTATACACTTGGTCCACTAACAACTGATATTGCCCCCGGCTACGATCATATTACGTCTGCAATTGGTGCGGCGATGATTGGTTGGTTTGGCACAGCGATGCTTTGTTATGTGACACCTAAAGAACATTTGGGTTTGCCAAATAAAGAGGATGTAAGAGTTGGAGTAATTACCTATAAAATCGCTGCACATGCTGCTGATTTAGCAAAAGGGCATCCGGGTGCAAGATTGAGAGATGACGCACTTTCGAAGGCTAGATTTGAGTTTCGTTGGCGCGATCAATTTAATCTATCGCTTGACCCGGAAAGAGCGATGGAGTACCATGATGAAACTCTTCCAGCAGAAGGTGCTAAAACGGCCCATTTCTGTTCGATGTGTGGTCCGAAGTTCTGCAGTATGAGGATTTCACATGACATACGAGGAATAGCGATGGAAAAAGGATTCGACTATGAAAATGTAATTGATGAAGGTTTGAAAGAAAAGGCAGATGAGTTTAGAGCAACTGGCGGGGAAATCTATCAGAAATGA
- a CDS encoding nucleotidyltransferase domain-containing protein: MRDKIIENIKNIEKQFDVKVCFAVESGSRAWGFPSKDSDYDVRFIYVHKKEWYLSIDEKRDVIELPINDLLDINGWDLRKALRLYRKSNPPLTEWLQSGIVYYQAFSLVGKMKSIQGKVFSPQSAIYHYLNMAKGNYRDYLQGGKVKIKKYFYVLRPILACNWIEKHNTFPPIEFQVLLEDILEPGQLKQEVLTLLERKMSGDELNLEPKITVINDYVEHEIARIQDFAKTLVVTKEDITPQLNVLFREIIEEVWE, encoded by the coding sequence TTGAGAGATAAAATTATCGAAAACATCAAAAATATAGAGAAGCAATTCGATGTTAAGGTTTGTTTTGCCGTCGAATCAGGTAGCAGGGCGTGGGGTTTTCCTTCTAAGGACAGTGATTACGATGTCCGGTTCATTTATGTCCATAAAAAGGAATGGTATTTGTCTATTGACGAAAAGCGGGATGTGATCGAACTTCCAATTAATGATCTCCTCGATATCAATGGTTGGGACTTACGTAAGGCACTTCGTCTATATAGAAAATCAAATCCACCACTAACGGAATGGCTTCAGTCTGGAATCGTTTATTACCAAGCCTTTTCATTAGTTGGAAAAATGAAGTCAATTCAAGGAAAAGTATTTTCACCCCAATCTGCCATCTATCATTATCTCAACATGGCAAAAGGGAACTATCGGGATTATCTGCAAGGAGGAAAAGTGAAAATTAAGAAATATTTTTATGTTCTTCGCCCGATTTTGGCCTGCAATTGGATTGAAAAACACAACACGTTTCCACCGATTGAATTTCAAGTGTTGCTTGAAGATATTTTGGAACCTGGCCAATTAAAACAGGAAGTCCTTACTTTATTGGAAAGAAAAATGAGTGGGGATGAGTTGAACTTAGAGCCAAAGATCACCGTCATTAATGATTATGTAGAGCACGAAATCGCACGGATTCAAGATTTCGCGAAAACCCTTGTTGTCACAAAAGAGGATATCACCCCGCAGTTAAATGTTTTATTCAGAGAAATAATTGAAGAAGTCTGGGAGTGA
- a CDS encoding metallophosphoesterase, which yields MKKWFSLQFLIFLLIYTAITFYIGWNGWIWLHSAFGLQDKWIYGVLFVVVSYSYLIDRYTKKWHFFKIIGSYWIAVIQYSIILFPLADVSFWILSTYGLPETAIIVWIGAFILVAFFVLFGYGTFNAYNPVVRNYSIVIPKQANGRSGLRIAMASDMHFGNLSGLSHLRRLVKEVKDLNSDIILLPGDIIEDELGPFMRKKMGDVMGELSAPLGVYGVLGNHEYYGGAIPEFLKEMERIGVTILLDESVKVDDSFYLVGRKDKTDSNRFSMEELLGKIDLSSPIIVMDHQPGEIKHAKMHGADLILSGHTHRGQMAPNHLITRKMFELDWGYMKKNQLHTIVSSGYGFWGPPLRIGSRSEIVQIDISFGTEI from the coding sequence ATGAAAAAATGGTTCAGTCTTCAATTTTTGATCTTTCTTCTTATTTATACAGCTATTACCTTTTATATTGGCTGGAACGGGTGGATTTGGCTTCATTCAGCTTTTGGTCTTCAAGATAAATGGATATATGGAGTACTATTCGTTGTCGTATCTTATTCATATTTGATTGACCGCTACACGAAGAAATGGCACTTTTTTAAGATCATCGGATCCTATTGGATCGCTGTTATACAATACTCTATTATCCTTTTTCCGCTTGCGGATGTTTCTTTTTGGATTCTGAGTACCTATGGACTTCCTGAAACAGCAATCATTGTTTGGATAGGTGCATTTATCCTTGTGGCTTTCTTCGTTTTGTTTGGGTATGGAACATTTAATGCTTACAATCCAGTGGTTCGAAACTATTCGATTGTCATCCCGAAACAAGCTAATGGGCGCTCAGGGCTTCGAATTGCGATGGCCTCTGATATGCACTTTGGAAATCTCTCCGGTTTATCGCACCTGCGCCGGTTGGTGAAAGAGGTAAAAGATTTAAATTCGGATATCATCCTGTTACCTGGTGACATTATTGAGGATGAACTGGGACCGTTTATGCGTAAAAAAATGGGTGATGTCATGGGGGAATTGTCCGCACCACTTGGCGTATATGGTGTGCTTGGCAATCATGAATATTACGGTGGAGCCATTCCCGAGTTCCTGAAAGAAATGGAACGAATTGGCGTGACAATATTGCTGGATGAATCAGTCAAAGTGGACGACTCTTTTTACCTTGTCGGCCGAAAAGACAAAACGGATTCAAATCGTTTTTCAATGGAGGAATTATTGGGTAAAATTGATCTATCTTCACCGATCATTGTGATGGACCACCAACCAGGGGAAATTAAACATGCAAAAATGCATGGCGCTGACTTGATTTTGTCTGGTCATACTCATCGAGGGCAGATGGCTCCCAACCATTTGATCACTAGAAAAATGTTTGAATTAGACTGGGGATACATGAAAAAAAATCAACTTCACACCATTGTATCTTCTGGGTATGGTTTCTGGGGTCCGCCGCTTCGGATTGGCAGCCGTTCGGAGATTGTTCAGATTGATATTAGCTTTGGAACAGAAATCTGA
- a CDS encoding acetate uptake transporter, producing the protein MENNTNVKIQVADPSALGMFGLAMVTLVASTQKLGLTEGVSFILPWAIFLGGFAQLFACVQDAKNNNVFGQTAFGAYGLFWIGVGTSWLIQLGVFGKTLASTVDPKQLGVAFIGYLVFSLFMTVGALETHKVLFSIFVLIDVLFVGLILTTFEIAPETSHMVAAVAEMAISILGLYGAGASVLNAHLGRVVVPVGKPFGILKSQVQMKLVKNA; encoded by the coding sequence ATGGAAAACAATACGAACGTTAAAATTCAGGTAGCAGATCCATCCGCATTAGGTATGTTTGGTCTTGCCATGGTAACTCTTGTCGCTTCAACTCAAAAATTAGGCTTAACAGAAGGTGTTTCATTTATTTTACCGTGGGCGATATTTCTTGGAGGTTTCGCACAATTATTTGCTTGTGTTCAAGATGCCAAAAATAACAATGTTTTTGGACAAACTGCATTTGGAGCATACGGATTATTTTGGATTGGTGTAGGTACTTCTTGGTTAATTCAGTTAGGTGTCTTCGGTAAAACACTAGCTTCTACAGTGGATCCAAAGCAATTGGGCGTTGCTTTTATTGGATACTTAGTCTTCAGCCTCTTCATGACAGTTGGTGCCTTAGAAACTCATAAAGTTCTATTCTCGATTTTTGTTTTAATAGACGTATTATTCGTAGGGTTAATTTTAACTACATTTGAAATCGCACCAGAAACTTCCCACATGGTTGCTGCGGTTGCTGAAATGGCTATCTCTATCCTTGGTTTATATGGAGCAGGTGCTTCTGTATTAAATGCCCACTTAGGCCGCGTTGTAGTACCAGTAGGAAAACCATTTGGAATCTTAAAGTCACAAGTTCAAATGAAATTGGTCAAAAACGCATAA
- a CDS encoding asparaginase, with translation MKKLLLIATGGTIASIEGEEGLVPGLSALELLQYFQHTDQNVDVTCQILMNRDSTNMQPEHWVEMAEMVSENYQQYDGFIITHGTDTLAYTSAALSYMLQGLHKPVVITGSQIPISFKQTDAKKNLADSVRFACEDNGGVFVVFDGRVIIGTRAVKMRTKSYDAFESINHPYVANISGNKVNYFWKPASSLQEFKVDTSLCSDVFLLKLHPGTKPEIFDFIKSQYKGVIIESFGNGGVPFEGRNLLPKLKELSEHGFPVLISTQCLEEGQDLYLYEVGRKVAQYDVIVSGDMNSEAVVAKLMWALGKTTILKEVKHLIETPAAWDLSTNWGKED, from the coding sequence ATGAAAAAGCTGTTATTAATAGCAACTGGTGGAACCATTGCATCAATTGAAGGGGAAGAGGGACTTGTTCCTGGTTTGTCAGCATTAGAATTACTTCAATATTTTCAGCACACAGATCAAAACGTGGATGTGACTTGTCAAATTCTTATGAATCGGGACAGTACCAATATGCAGCCAGAGCATTGGGTTGAAATGGCGGAAATGGTCTCGGAAAATTATCAACAATACGACGGTTTTATCATTACCCACGGTACGGATACCTTGGCATATACCTCAGCGGCACTTTCATATATGCTTCAAGGCTTACATAAACCAGTGGTTATAACGGGGTCGCAGATTCCAATAAGCTTTAAACAAACAGATGCGAAAAAAAATCTAGCAGATTCTGTTCGTTTTGCTTGTGAAGATAACGGTGGCGTCTTTGTTGTATTTGACGGACGCGTTATTATTGGAACGAGAGCAGTGAAAATGAGGACAAAAAGTTACGATGCTTTTGAAAGTATCAACCATCCTTATGTCGCAAATATCTCAGGAAATAAAGTCAATTACTTTTGGAAACCAGCATCATCTCTACAGGAATTTAAGGTCGATACTAGTTTATGCTCAGACGTATTCCTTTTGAAACTACATCCTGGAACAAAACCAGAAATCTTTGATTTTATTAAATCTCAATATAAGGGTGTTATTATAGAAAGCTTTGGAAACGGTGGTGTTCCTTTTGAAGGACGTAACCTATTGCCAAAATTAAAAGAACTTTCAGAGCATGGTTTCCCGGTACTCATCTCAACACAGTGTTTGGAAGAGGGGCAGGACCTTTATCTGTACGAAGTTGGAAGAAAAGTTGCACAATATGATGTAATTGTTTCGGGGGACATGAACTCAGAAGCAGTTGTAGCTAAACTAATGTGGGCACTTGGAAAAACAACCATCCTTAAGGAAGTCAAACATCTAATCGAGACTCCAGCTGCCTGGGATTTATCAACAAACTGGGGCAAAGAGGACTGA
- a CDS encoding MFS transporter — protein MKIMKFHKNIKIRMVESFFSSTIGGMVFPFMAIYLSHHFGTMTTGLLLVLNVFIGIIINFFGGYFSDQFGRKKIIVIAETLRFVAFFTMMVCNSPWFSSPLISFFMMTVNSICWGLAGPANQAMLIDVSKPEERKIMYTAMYWTNNLSIALGGVVGGFLFKQFLFELLIALALASLLTWILITFFIEESYVPKLTEEKSMGLHLKLLFSSYKEVFQDKLFVLYVLAGLLVLSMEFQLTNYISIRLANEMKEQHILGWTFGGIEMTGFLRTENTILVVVTALYATKLVEKFKDRHTLIISCLVFVLGYAIISYSNNVWILCLAMLASTVAEVLRVPVQQNYMASMPPEHSRSSYMAVAGLTFNLSMLICSITVTLSSFLSKMETSIFISIIGVMGIYLFYQIAPQLDRRVVDQVQKQTQVKAQ, from the coding sequence ATGAAAATAATGAAGTTTCATAAAAACATTAAAATCCGAATGGTGGAATCATTTTTTAGTTCAACAATCGGCGGCATGGTTTTTCCTTTTATGGCAATTTATTTATCCCATCACTTTGGTACTATGACTACAGGACTTTTATTAGTTCTAAATGTTTTCATAGGTATCATCATTAATTTTTTTGGAGGATATTTTTCCGATCAGTTTGGTCGCAAGAAGATCATCGTTATCGCGGAAACATTACGTTTTGTTGCATTTTTCACGATGATGGTGTGTAATTCTCCTTGGTTTTCTTCTCCATTAATTTCATTTTTTATGATGACGGTCAACAGCATATGCTGGGGACTGGCAGGACCTGCTAACCAAGCAATGCTGATAGACGTTAGTAAGCCGGAAGAAAGAAAGATCATGTACACGGCTATGTACTGGACAAATAACTTGTCAATTGCATTAGGCGGCGTCGTTGGTGGTTTCTTATTCAAACAGTTTTTATTTGAACTTCTTATTGCCTTAGCGCTTGCTTCCTTGTTAACTTGGATATTAATTACATTCTTTATTGAAGAAAGTTATGTACCTAAGCTAACTGAAGAAAAATCAATGGGACTACATCTTAAATTATTGTTTTCAAGTTACAAAGAAGTATTTCAGGATAAGTTGTTCGTCCTCTATGTACTAGCTGGTTTGCTTGTTCTGTCAATGGAATTTCAACTTACAAATTATATCAGCATTCGCTTAGCTAATGAAATGAAAGAACAGCATATACTAGGATGGACTTTTGGCGGAATTGAAATGACAGGATTCCTCCGTACTGAAAATACTATTCTAGTAGTAGTAACAGCATTGTATGCAACCAAGCTTGTGGAAAAGTTCAAAGATCGACATACCCTTATCATTAGCTGTCTAGTTTTTGTTTTGGGATACGCTATCATTTCATATTCAAATAATGTATGGATATTGTGCTTAGCGATGTTAGCGTCAACAGTTGCTGAAGTCCTCCGTGTTCCAGTGCAACAAAATTACATGGCATCCATGCCACCTGAACATTCCAGAAGTTCCTATATGGCGGTAGCAGGTTTAACATTTAACTTGTCTATGCTGATATGTTCCATCACGGTTACGCTCAGTTCTTTTTTATCGAAGATGGAAACTTCTATTTTTATTTCAATTATCGGTGTGATGGGGATTTATCTGTTCTACCAAATTGCTCCACAATTAGATAGGAGAGTGGTAGATCAGGTACAAAAACAAACACAGGTAAAAGCTCAATAA
- a CDS encoding nitric oxide synthase oxygenase, with the protein MNNELLIQAKEFITKCYSELGKSGEEIKLRIDEVEQQIQDESHYDHTYEELQHGSRMAWRNSNRCIGRLFWESLHIIDQRHLNTEEEISDALLQHIDYATNGGKIRPTITIFKPKMKDEVQVRLWNHQIIRYAGYETENGVVGDPHSFDFTKMCQELGWKGQGTDFDVLPMVIQVKENRPKMFTIPHEKVLEVPLRHPEYEWFKDLNLKWYGVPMVAQLRLEIGGIHYTAAPFNGWYMETEIGARNFADKDRYDLLPKVASMMGLDIESNTSLWQDRAILELNQAILYSYKEDGVSIVDHHTAAQQFKMFEEKEVSCGRKVTGNWVWLVPPVSPATTHIFHKPYKNEMLKPNFFYQPNLFIS; encoded by the coding sequence ATGAACAATGAACTATTAATTCAGGCAAAAGAATTTATCACAAAATGCTATAGTGAGCTAGGAAAATCAGGAGAAGAAATAAAGCTTCGAATTGATGAGGTGGAGCAACAAATTCAAGATGAGAGTCACTATGATCACACATATGAAGAACTTCAACACGGATCGAGGATGGCTTGGCGAAATAGCAACAGATGTATTGGTAGGTTGTTTTGGGAAAGTTTACATATCATTGATCAACGGCATCTAAATACTGAAGAGGAAATTAGCGATGCTTTATTGCAACATATTGATTACGCGACAAATGGTGGAAAAATAAGACCTACGATTACAATTTTTAAACCGAAAATGAAAGATGAAGTTCAAGTGAGACTTTGGAATCATCAAATCATCAGGTATGCAGGTTATGAGACAGAAAATGGTGTGGTAGGAGATCCGCACTCCTTTGACTTTACGAAAATGTGCCAAGAGTTAGGTTGGAAAGGTCAAGGAACCGATTTTGATGTACTACCAATGGTTATTCAAGTAAAAGAAAATAGACCAAAAATGTTTACAATTCCGCATGAGAAAGTGCTAGAAGTTCCCCTGCGTCATCCGGAATATGAATGGTTCAAAGATTTAAATTTAAAGTGGTATGGAGTTCCGATGGTTGCCCAATTGCGCTTGGAGATTGGGGGAATCCATTATACAGCTGCTCCTTTTAATGGGTGGTATATGGAAACAGAGATTGGTGCAAGGAATTTTGCAGATAAGGATCGTTACGATCTACTTCCAAAAGTTGCCTCAATGATGGGACTGGACATTGAGAGCAACACTTCGCTTTGGCAGGATCGAGCAATTCTTGAACTGAACCAAGCGATATTATATTCATACAAAGAAGATGGAGTAAGTATTGTTGACCATCATACTGCAGCACAACAGTTTAAAATGTTTGAAGAGAAAGAGGTATCCTGTGGAAGAAAGGTGACAGGTAACTGGGTTTGGCTAGTTCCACCGGTTTCCCCTGCTACCACTCATATATTTCATAAACCATATAAGAACGAAATGCTAAAGCCAAACTTTTTCTACCAACCAAATTTATTTATATCGTAA